CAAATGGGTAAGATTATTTTGGATAGCTTGGTCTCTTATGATGTTTGATGTTTGacatatgctcttttgtaaagctctctcttggaagtcgctttggataaaagcgtctgctaaatgcataaatgtaaatgtaatgtaatgtgtgttGTGGCTTGTACAGCAATAATTGTTACTTTGAACTTTAAATTAAACATATGGATGTTTTGTAAATAATTAAATTAATGTTGATTAAATTGATCAGTTTACTCATACAGATGTATCAGTTACTGAAACTACCAGACAGGAGGCTTGCACAAGCACAAGACCTATTCTAAATGTAAGAGGCAGCACGCCTTGGATCTAACACTGAACATATCTTAAATATTTTTCACAACGGAACAAGTGTGAATGATCTACTAGCCTAACTCTAGTAATCTAACCTTGATATATGTCAATGCCACAGTCTGGCATAATGGTCCTGCATGAACCTACATACGAATACGAATACTGTACTCTTTGGAATGtggttctgttttgtcttgtaaattattattctttttgcagAAAAACACAGGGATAAGCTATCCGTTTTCAGCTCACGATAACAGATCAGCATTGCAAGGCAACATCCAAGTATTTGATGATGTAATTATCCCTCTTCCATTGTTTCCAGCATTTAACACTCTAAAACTAGAACACATTTAAACAATAATGCATACAActgtaaataaaaaaactttttgCTCATGGTTTTCACCATCCACAGGGCTTGGGGCGAAAGAAATGCCTGGACGAAAGGAGACAACAAAACTCCTCCTGTCTGCGCAACCATGGTGATGTGAACGGCTCGGGGATGACCAAAGGAGACTTCTCAGCCTATCACACAGACTACCCAGACAGCCTGTCGTCAGGTAGTGCTACCTTCAGGCGTTTCCCCAGAAACCATCTGGAAAAGTCCACCGCAGCCGCTAGTGCCCTGGAAGCAGAGTCGTTCATGTGGTTTGGAAGGCATGACTTGGACCACCCTCTACCCCTGGGAGTTTTGGGTGCTACCAACTGCTCTAGCACCTCCAAGACAAAAGACTATCCCCATAACCAGCATTAAAATAAGAACTGAACATTATCGGGTGTTCTTCAAAATTGGAGAACAGTAATTGTCTTATTAATGTAAATAAAACCTGTGTATCTAAATCTTCTGTGTACATGGTTATTGGTTAATTACATTTTTCGTTATTTTGTATAGTGGTGATGATGTTGTTCCTGCAAATGTTTTGTGCATTGCATGTCTTGTCTTGTGTGTAAAGAAGATGTATCAGTAAGAGAAGAGCTGTCATAGAGACCGATTGGAAAATTGTACAGAAAATACATCTAATATTTTAGGCCTACAACTATTTTAGGATGATTATTTTGCTCGACCAGCTTCTTATTGATGGCACAATACCAACATGTGTCTATTTGTTTTGCACATCCTCTTCTTAATGTAGTCATACAGACAATGCGCTTTGTGTTTAATTGCCTTTAATTGCTCATACATTTTCAGAATTCTCATAATAATGTATTTTATGTTCAGTCATACAGATCTTTAATGATCGTCTGAAATACGTGGTGGGGTCAATATCATGGGGTCAAAATTCTGGTGTAAGTATTGAACTATTTCAGAATTTGCCGGTTCATAAGATTTGATTGAAGTGTGACACAAACTAATCGTTGggaattgtagttcttttaACTGAATGCGAAACAAGGAGttgtatgttctttgttctgaGTGGGTTTTGGGAACTTTTAATACGGCTTGACGCCCAGTAGTTATGCGCTTGACgttaaaaaactgaaagcttTGAGCTTCTTAATTTATAAATTTTGAGTTGAAAATAAGCCATCACAATTTTGACACATTTTCAAACAATTGCGTCACTTCTGGGAccgagcagagagaggaagaggcggGTCTCCACACTGCCACAAAGCAACATTCCAGCTTCTATCACTGGAGTACAACCAGGTAACATTTTACGAGACATTATGAGTGTTATCCAAACTGACATATCGAAACTCGCTGTAATTCCTTGAAAAAGATTCGAAGGTCATTTAGAAACTGAAATTAGACTTTAAAACGGAGTGATTTTGCACCGGAAAAGAGTTGTAGACAGATAACAGCGACACTACCCACCAGCTGTCAAACTTTACTTTACTTTTGTTTTATTGTAAATGATAATTTGTTGCCATTTTTGCGGGGATTTAGTTTGGTTGATAGCATTTTATTATAACAAAAACTGTATTGTATTCAAATATCATAATTTGATTGGCTTTCAtgagaagtgtgtatgtgtgtgtgtgtgtgtgtgtgtgcgtgtgtgtgtgtgtgtgtgtgtgtgtg
This DNA window, taken from Osmerus eperlanus chromosome 6, fOsmEpe2.1, whole genome shotgun sequence, encodes the following:
- the tex36 gene encoding testis-expressed protein 36, producing MTKGGKRYSIMENDGKWFTHTDVSVTETTRQEACTSTRPILNKNTGISYPFSAHDNRSALQGNIQVFDDGLGRKKCLDERRQQNSSCLRNHGDVNGSGMTKGDFSAYHTDYPDSLSSGSATFRRFPRNHLEKSTAAASALEAESFMWFGRHDLDHPLPLGVLGATNCSSTSKTKDYPHNQH